The Papaver somniferum cultivar HN1 chromosome 3, ASM357369v1, whole genome shotgun sequence genome includes a region encoding these proteins:
- the LOC113357664 gene encoding protein IQ-DOMAIN 32-like, with protein MVSSCLKIIACGSDSPTADKDEEHERNENKVSPDKRGWSFRKKSTSQRGINNNTVPDTKSNLNKEFLEPVNFDYQAQKPDVSEKISVLKWPEEVIPLSTEVSKLDVPEKIPVLELPDEVTPLSTDVSKSAAVPEEFAALQLPDDVIPLPTELSNSAVVPSEVTALQFHDEAIKLDTTEKISAAQLPDEVTPLSTDVNMLDVSSKLTALSDDQENLLPAEVNSNTPEAVENAETDPVFLNEDSNAIDSSATLVNFIRVDLNNLEEPVAVVLQSAIRGYLAQRTFLKLKNVVKLQAAVRGLLCRRQAVGSLLCVQAIVKMQALVRARRARAIEGSVIEEQLQDMQEKCSETTMIEEKSGTEAKTNYSYTHKLLYNGFARQLLESTPKKKQIRIKCDSSRPDSSWKWFDRWTTVSSSKYTQPQFSLDNEEQGERTGTNFSEVGAQIPDENIHESADLMFVTKETTSPIDAEENLINHQADDFDFQVPHLSSREPEISLKMDTNETEMQTDAASQTMSSSIFYDPEKDCEQQNSSARNVESEQVETEDKKLFGCRKACNPAFIAAKSKFEDLSLRTISGRSINQDNGLDMDNPSFPTNTAAMSKEQCTSENSISYDPKIYAWGSECGTELSISSTLDSPDRFANGGGEFDCVNKVLEKVDNLNGITHVTSNLDDLDIKVKNGVNSEPVTPTPVSTILHGKEEDADIETVVDSVTENPSTKDPKAERTESDVQTQLEAAKSDELHRRSVDGPPGNNIIASELNGTPTSKTTLKPRKKDVQKLESIELDVQTQLETTSDEPHRSSLDGSPGNNTAASELTGTPTSKGTLKPKRKKVDRKGSPRTKKSLPAAVKKSPAKASPDSGARSSTEQMQKDPKSGKKRSSLGPERPDHVELEARVSISSSNALPSYMQATQSAIAKAHVNNSPRSRPDVQDKDVYIKKRHSLPANGKQGSPRVDPSTSQRNLGANGSHTRSP; from the exons ATGGTGAGTTCTTGTTTGAAGATCATTGCTTGTGGTAGTGATTCTCCGACTGCTGataaagatgaagaacacgaacgAAATGAG AATAAAGTTTCACCGGACAAGCGAGGCTGGAGTTTCCGGAAGAAATCCACAAGCCAAAGAGGGATAAATAACAATACAGTTCCAGACACCAAATCCAATTTAAATAAAGAATTTCTGGAACCTGTTAATTTCGATTATCAAGCTCAGAAGCCAGATGTTAGTGAGAAAATCTCAGTGCTAAAATGGCCAGAAGAGGTTATTCCTTTATCAACTGAAGTCAGTAAGCTCGATGTTCCCGAGAAAATTCCTGTACTGGAATTGCCGGATGAGGTAACTCCACTATCAACTGACGTGAGCAAGTCTGCTGCTGTTCCTGAGGAGTTCGCTGCATTGCAATTGCCTGATGATGTGATTCCATTGCCCACTGAATTGAGCAACTCCGCTGTTGTTCCTAGTGAGGTGACTGCATTGCAATTTCATGACGAAGCGATCAAGCTCGACACTACCGAGAAGATCTCTGCTGCACAACTGCCAGATGAGGTGACTCCACTCTCAACTGATGTCAATATGCTCGACGTTTCAAGCAAACTCACTGCATTGTCAGATGATCAGGAGAATCTATTGCCAGCTGAAGTGAACTCTAATACACCTGAAGCTGTGGAAAATGCTGAGACTGACCCAGTTTTTCTTAATGAAGATTCCAATGCAATTGATTCGTCTGCTACGCTGGTAAATTTTATCAGGGTTGATCTCAACAACCTGGAGGAACCTGTTGCTGTTGTCCTCCAATCTGCCATCAGAGGATACCTG GCACAAAGAACGTTTCTGAAGCTTAAGAATGTGGTTAAGTTGCAAGCAGCTGTACGTGGGCTTTTGTGCAGGAGGCAGGCTGTGGGTAGTCTACTTTGTGTCCAAGCCATTGTCAAAATGCAGGCTCTCGTTCGTGCTCGCCGTGCTCGAGCCATAGAGGGGTCAGTTATTGAAGAACAGCTTCAAGATATGCAGGAGAAATGTTCCGAAACAACCATG ATAGAAGAAAAATCAGGAACCGAAGCAAAGACAAATTATTCTTATACCCATAAATTGCTTTACAATGGTTTTGCTCGTCag TTGTTGGAATCAACACCAAAGAAAAAGCAGATTCGCATCAAATGTGATTCCTCAAGACCTGATTCTTCGTGGAAATGGTTCGATAGGTGGACGACTGTCTCCTCTTCAAAATATACACAGCCACAGTTTAGTTTAGATAATGAGGAACAAGGAGAAAGGACTGGGACCAATTTTTCGGAAGTGGGAGCTCAAATTCCAGATGAAAATATCCACGAGTCAGCAGATTTGATGTTTGTAACCAAAGAAACAACAAGCCCCATCGACGCTGAAGAGAATCTGATCAATCATCAAGCAGATGATTTTGATTTCCAGGTTCCTCATTTATCAAGCAGAGAGCCCGAGATTTCTTTAAAAATGGATACAAATGAAACAGAGATGCAAACAGATGCTGCTTCTCAAACTATGTCCAGTTCCATCTTCTATGATCCCGAGAAAGATTGTGAACAACAAAACTCTTCTGCTAGAAATGTTGAATCCGAACAAGTAGAGACTGAGGACAAGAAGCTGTTTGGATGCAGAAAGGCATGTAATCCTGCATTTATTGCCGCCAAATCAAAATTTGAAGATTTGAGTTTAAGAACCATCTCTGGTAGGTCAATTAATCAAGATAATGGACTAGACATGGACAACCCATCTTTTCCAACAAATACTGCGGCAATGTCCAAGGAACAATGTACATCAGAAAATTCAATCTCTTATGATCCAAAAATATATGCCTGGGGTTCTGAATGTGGCACTGAGCTTTCAATTTCCTCTACTCTTGATTCACCAGATAGATTTGCTAATGGAGGTGGAGAGTTTGACTGCGTAAACAAAGTTTTGGAGAAGGTTGATAATCTGAACGGGATTACACATGTCACATCTAATCTCGACGATCTGGACATCAAAGTCAAGAATGGCGTCAACTCAGAGCCTGTCACACCTACTCCCGTCTCCACTATTTTGCACGGGAAGGAAGAAGATGCTGATATAGAAACTGTTGTGGATTCAGTTACTGAAAACCCTAGCACCAAGGACCCAAAGGCAGAGAGAACGGAGTCAGATGTGCAAACCCAACTGGAAGCTGCAAAAAGTGATGAACTACATCGAAGATCTGTAGATGGACCTCCTGGAAACAATATAATTGCCTCTGAGTTGAATGGAACACCAACAAGTAAGACAACATTGAAACCCAGAAAGAAAGATGTCCAGAAGCTAGAAAGTATAGAATTGGACGTGCAGACCCAACTAGAAACTACGAGTGACGAACCACACCGATCATCTCTAGATGGATCTCCTGGAAACAATACAGCTGCATCTGAATTGACTGGAACACCAACAAGTAAGGGAACTCTGAAACCCAAAAGGAAAAAAGTTGATCGGAAGGGATCCCCCAGAACAAAAAAATCCCTACCAGCAGCAGTCAAGAAGTCCCCGGCAAAAGCCAGCCCGGATTCAGGTGCTAGGAGTAGTACAGAGCAAATGCAGAAAGATCCAAAAAGTGGGAAAAAACGGAGCTCACTTGGTCCCGAACGTCCTGATCATGTGGAGTTGGAGGCGAGAGTCAGCATTAGTAGCAGCAACGCCCTCCCGAGTTACATGCAAGCTACACAGTCTGCAATAGCCAAGGCCCACGTAAACAACTCCCCGAGGTCCAGACCTGATGTACAAGACAAGGATGTTTACATCAAAAAGAGACATTCCTTACCTGCAAATGGAAAACAAGGCTCTCCCCGTGTCGACCCGTCAACGTCGCAGAGAAATCTGGGTGCTAACGGAAGCCATACAAGATCTCCTTG A